One window from the genome of Hyperolius riggenbachi isolate aHypRig1 chromosome 6, aHypRig1.pri, whole genome shotgun sequence encodes:
- the DDX59 gene encoding probable ATP-dependent RNA helicase DDX59, translating into MFVPRTVKRRAEAAAIPVKRKVTDNSPGLANCSSSATTHSSSGFIAGLSESSSSSDTLHTAASFHTSVHSSSAASVIPPIDSASVLAFTSCITHPTVSTVDSSSVLQSEASVACSSSLSAPVTSVPSTSPVSSALPSVSEDEPVKPYSKLQRWPVLGEPVCVICGRYGEYICDQTEHDVCSLECKARYLLQAGSEGIEKNAASMDLAENVVGQPLICTESNGIAHVPGSNNAVDAETPSSSCLHDSYSYTEHDFIAQLEENHINHLRQQLGLSVQGHSVCKPIIEFEHLGFSSALCTNLKRAGYEVPTPIQMQMIPVGLMGRDILASADTGSGKTAAFLLPAVIHCLEQKDAPAALILTPTRELSIQIEKQAQELMFKIPQMKTALLVGGMPLPPQIHRLKQNVQIIIATPGRLLEILNQNSVDLGSLKILIVDEADTMLKMGFQQQVLEIFEQTAVDRQTILVSATIPASIETFAQQLLRDPVRIIVGDKNQPCANVRQIVLWVEEPSKKKKLFEILNDAKLFQPPVVVFVGCRLGADMLSEAVRKVTGLESVAIHSDKNQIERTKILKGLLQGEYDVVVSTGVLGRGLDLVNVKLVVNFDMPSSMDEYVHQIGRAGRLGKRGTAITFINKNNKNLFWDLVKRVQPTGSLLPPQLLNSAYLVEQKRQEQRKQQDKDKFVTGDQIVGLIRKYDKNRCNK; encoded by the exons ATGTTTGTGCCGAGAACTGTGAAGAGAAGAGCAGAGGCTGCAGCTATTCCAGTGAAGCGGAAAGTGACCGACAACAGCCCTGGTTTAGCTAACTGCTCTTCTTCTGCGACTACACATTCATCATCTGGGTTCATTGCTGGTCTTTCGGAATCATCTTCCTCCTCGGACACCCTACATACCGCAGCCTCTTTTCATACTTCGGTGCACAGCTCTTCTGCAGCCTCTGTCATTCCTCCCATTGACTCTGCTAGTGTTTTAGCTTTCACTTCTTGTATAACACATCCAACTGTATCCACTGTAGATTCATCTTCTGTGCTCCAATCTGAAGCATCGGTTGCCTGTTCAAGTTCTCTTTCTGCTCCTGTGACATCTGTACCTTCTACTTCTCCGGTGTCCAGTGCCTTGCCATCTGTTTCAGAGGATGAACCTGTCAAACCCTACAGCAAACTGCAGCGTTGGCCAGTTTTGGGGGAACCTGTGTGTGTCATATGCGGAAGATATGGAGAATACATATGTGATCAGACAGAACACGATGTCTGTAGCTTGGAGTGCAAAGCAAGATACCTATTACAAGCTGGCAGTGAAGGCATTGAAAAGAATGCAGCTTCTATGGATTTAGCAGAAAATGTTGTAGGACAACCATTAATATGTACTGAATCTAATGGCATTGCACATGTGCCTGGGTCTAATAATGCTGTAGATGCAGAAACACCATCTTCCTCTTGCCTTCATGACTCTTACTCTTACACCGAACATGATTTTATTGCACAACTGGAAGAGAATCATATTAACCATCTCAGACAGCAACTTGGCTTGTCTGTGCAAGGTCACAGTGTGTGTAAACCTATAATAGAATTTGAACATTTAGGCTTTTCATCAGCTCTCTGCACTAACTTAAAAAGGGCTGGATATGAAGTTCCCACTCCTATCCAAATGCAAATGATCCCCGTGGGGCTTATGGGACGAGATATATTGGCGAGTGCAGACACTGGCTCAGGCAAGACAGCTGCTTTCCTTCTACCAGCTGTTATCCACTGTCTTGAACAG AAAGATGCTCCTGCAGCTCTGATTTTGACTCCCACAAGAGAACTTTCTATACAGATTGAGAAACAAGCCCAGGAACTAATGTTTAAGATCCCACAGATGAAGACTGCCTTGCTTGTAGGGGGGATGCCGCTACCACCTCAGATCCATCGGCTCAAGCAAAACGTTCAG ATCATTATAGCGACTCCTGGAAGACTTTTAGAGATTCTTAATCAAAATTCTGTAGATCTTGGTAGCCTGAAGATCCTAATAGTAGATGAG GCGGACACAATGCTTAAGATGGGGTTCCAGCAGCAAGTgctggaaatctttgagcagactgCAGTAGATCGTCAGACTATCCTAGTGTCGGCCACCATTCCAGCCAGCATTGAAACGTTTGCCCAGCAACTGCTGAGAGACCCTGTGCGGATCATTGTTGGTGATAAGAACCAGCCATGTGCTAATGTGCGTCAGATTGTGCTTTGGGTGGAGGAACCCTCAAAGAAGAAGAAGCTGTTTGAAATCTTGAAT GACGCCAAGCTATTCCAACCCCCTGTTGTGGTATTTGTGGGCTGCCGATTGGGAGCAGATATGCTGAGTGAAGCTGTGAGGAAGGTTACAGGATTAGAGAGCGTTGCCATCCATTCTGATAAAAACCAGATTGAGAGAACTAAAATACTAAAG gggCTACTGCAGGGGGAGTACGATGTTGTTGTGAGCACTGGAGTACTAGGCAGAGGTCTAGATTTGGTTAACGTGAAACTGGTGGTAAATTTTGATATGCCATCAAGTATGGATGAATATGTTCATCAG attGGCAGAGCAGGAAGGCTTGGCAAACGTGGAACTGCTATTACATTTATTAACAAGAATAACAAGAACCTCTTCTGGGACTTGGTGAAAAGAGTGCAGCCCACTGGctccctgctccctccacagCTTCTGAACTCTGCTTACCTGGTGGAGCAGAAGAGACAAGAACAGAGAAAGCAGCAGGACAAAGACAAGTTTGTGACCGGAGATCAGATCGTTGGTCTCATTCGAAAATATGACAAAAACAGATGTAACAAGTGA